A window from Glaciimonas sp. PCH181 encodes these proteins:
- a CDS encoding DUF2164 domain-containing protein, protein MTIELEKETRQEAIKSIERYFVENMEEPIGNLQAGALLGFILEEIGPSIYNKAVLDAQERLQQRVQELDIEIHEKEFGYWGKNKRSR, encoded by the coding sequence ATGACCATTGAATTAGAAAAAGAAACCCGGCAAGAAGCGATTAAATCCATCGAACGCTACTTTGTTGAAAACATGGAAGAACCGATCGGCAATCTTCAGGCGGGCGCATTATTAGGATTTATTTTAGAGGAAATAGGACCGTCTATTTATAACAAAGCCGTCCTGGATGCGCAGGAGCGACTGCAACAACGTGTTCAGGAATTGGATATTGAGATCCACGAGAAAGAGTTTGGCTATTGGGGAAAAAATAAGCGGTCGCGCTGA